ATGTTCTTAACTCTATTAGCAGGGTAATGAATCAGGTCGTTGTTCCTGAACATCTTTCCTCTGCTGAAAAATTAAGATCGCTTTTAGCAACCTACAAAGAAAATGAAGAGCTTATTCAGATTGGAGCCTACAAAAAAGGTTCATCACGAGAAATAGATGAGGCTATTCAATATTATCCCAAGATCATTTCATTTTTAAAGCAAGACGTTCATGAACAAGTAACAAGAGATTCATCCATAAATCAACTGGTAGCATTGGTTGGAGGTAATAGGTAATGGGGAATATTCAATCTCTATCAAAGATTTTGAACATCAAAGACCTTGAAAAACTATCTCTTCAAAAGGAATACAAACAAATCGTAGAGCGCTTTGAAGATGTGGGTACAAAACTTTATCATGTGTTGAAAAAAAAAGAGGAAGCTGAAAAAACGGTAGAGGTAGGGTTGAAAAATAAAATGGAGGCTCATTCCCTATTTAGCTACTATCAATACATCGACAAACTTGCACATGAAGAAAGTGATCTTCAAAACGAGCTTCAAAACATACGTATGGAAATGGATCTTAAACAGCAAAAACTTACAGATGCTCATGTTGAAGTTAAAAAATTCGAGACATTGATCGATAGACAAAAGCAATACATAAAAAAGGAAGAAAATAGAATGGAAGCTTTATTCATGGATGAGTTATCCATGCTTCAATTTGTAGCAAAGCGAAATTAGGTGATGAAATGGCGAAGGATGAAAAGAATTCTGAAAAAACAGGGAAAATCAAATGGATTTTTTTTATCGTTGTCATCCCTTTCCTATTTGCCGTTGCTGTTACCTTACTTATTTTGACTGTAGCTGGAATCAATCTTTTTGATATAGCAGAAAAGTACGGGAAAGAAATTCCAGTTGTTAGAGAGTGGGTTAGCCAAGAAGAAAGTGCAGAAGAACAGTTAGATAGGTATAAGAAAATGGTTAGTGATTATGAACAGGAGATAACTTCTTTAAACCAAACCATTGAGGAAAAAGAAAGGTCAATTTCTAAATTAGAAAATCAACTGCAAGAGTTAAATCTTGTCTTAGATCAAACTAAAGAAAAGTCTATAAACATTGAAGAAGCAATGACTAACATTTCACAATCATTTGTAGAGATGGATCCTATTAATGCAGCTAATATTCTTGAAAAGTTAGAAGAACAAACAGCTTTGAAGTTACTGGAAAAACTGCCGAATGACACTAGAGGGAAT
This genomic window from Bacillaceae bacterium S4-13-56 contains:
- the fliJ gene encoding flagellar export protein FliJ is translated as MGNIQSLSKILNIKDLEKLSLQKEYKQIVERFEDVGTKLYHVLKKKEEAEKTVEVGLKNKMEAHSLFSYYQYIDKLAHEESDLQNELQNIRMEMDLKQQKLTDAHVEVKKFETLIDRQKQYIKKEENRMEALFMDELSMLQFVAKRN